The window CTGCTATCCGATGGCGAATTTTGGCGTGGCTCTCAGTCCTGGCGCGGCGACGGCGCCACATTCTCCTCATTGTCGGGCTGCCCCTGCGGCTCTGCTTGCACCTGCTGGGGCGAGAACAGGGGCAGCTTCTTCTTCACCAGCGGCAGGTTCTCGCGCAGCGTGCCGTCGGGCAACACCGCTTGTTCGGCCGATAGCCAGTTTCCATTGTCCGGGTTCATCGTAGGGCTCCTTGCAGGGTTGCGGAGAGGCAAGCTTGTCGTTTTCCTGCCAATACCGCGTTGATGCATCGCAATCGCGCCCGGCTTTTGATGAGAATTCTTCTTGTTGCTTGGATAATGACTCGGTACTCACGTACTATTCCGGACGGAAAGGCAGGCTGCACAAGGCTTGCCGACCGGCAACAGGAAATGATGTTCAGGATGAAGATGTTCCACACCCCCACCCCGCAGACCGGAGTGCAAGCACCCGCCGCTCAGCTTTCATTGCAGCAACTGATCCGCGCCGACCAACTGGCGGCATTGCGTCAGACCGTGCTGCTGTCCATTCCGGTCAACATGGTGCTGGGGGCGATCTGCACCTTCGTGGCATGGCGTGCTGGCCACTTGGCCATTGCGCTGCTCTGGCTGGCCTGCTCGGGGATGGTCAACCTGCTGCGCATCCTGGCCTGCCGCCTGCCGGTGCAGCGCGTGGCCGCACTCGTGCAGCGCATCGCTGCGCCCGGCGCCGGCGTCATCGACCTGAACCTGCGCGTGCACTGGATGTTGGCGCTGTGCTCGGGGCTGGTGTGGGCGGGCGTGGCCTTGCTGTGCGCGGGCTATACCGCGCCCGGCACGCTCTTCTATCTCACCTGCGTATGCGGTATCACGGCCGGTGCGGTCACGCACGGCTTTGCCTATGCCCGCATTCCCATCGCCTTCATCACGCCACCCCTGCTGGCCATCATCGCCAGCCTGGTGCTGGTCGAACCCGATACCACCCGCGTGGCCCTGGCCGCTGCCGTGCTGCTCTACCTGGGCGCGCTCATCCGCGGTTCCAAGGTCAGCGAAGGCCTGGTGTCGCACGCCAGCGCCCTCAAGAACGAAGCCACCACCGCCAGCCAGGCCCTGGAAGTGGCGCACCGCGACCTGCACCAGTTCGCCGAGCGCATGCGCTACCAGGCCGAGCACGACCTGCTGACCGGCTTGCTGGGGCGGGCCGGCTTCATGGCGGCGGCGCAGGCCATGGCGGCGCGGCGCGAAGAGGTGCTGTGCATGATGTTCCTCGACCTGGATGGCTTCAAGGTCATCAACGACGCCTATGGCCATGACGCCGGCGACCAGGTGCTGGTGGAGGTGGCGCGGCGCCTGCAGGGCTGCCTGCCCGCTGGCGCCACGCTGGCCCGCCTGGGCGGGGACGAGTTCGTGATCCTCTATGCGCTGGATGCGCAGGCCGAGCTGCCCGAGCTGCTGGCGCGGCGTCTCATCGAGGTGGTGCGCCAGCCCTTTGCGCGACTGGCGCACCGGCATATCGGCCTGAGCCTGGGCATCACCTTGTCTGACCGTGACGATATCGACGAAATGCTGGTCTGCTCGGACGCCGCCATGTACCAGGCCAAGCGCCGTGGCCGCAACCAGTTCTGCGTCTTCAATGAAACGCTCAATGCCCATCTGCAGATGAAGCGCGATGTCGAACGCGACCTCGCTGGCGCGCTGGCGCGGCGCGAACTGGCGGTGTGGTTCCAGCCCATCGTGCAGCACGATGGACAGACCCTGGATGGCTTCGAGGCGCTGCTGCGCTGGCAGCATGGCAAGCATGGCGCCATCGCCGCGCCTGACCTGATCGAGATCGCTGCGCTGGCCGGCCTGTCTGAAGAGCTGCTGCGCTTCATCCTGGAGGAAGTGGCGGGCATGATCGCCTTCCTGCAGTCCAGCGGACGCAGCGACCTGCGCATCTCGATGAATATCTCGCCGCGTGAAATGGAGCGCCTGGTGGTCGATGAGCTGGTGGTCTCCATGCTCAAGGCGCACCGGCTGCCGGCGCGCATGCTGGAAATCGAGATCACCGAAGAAACCGCGCTGGACCTGCAAGCCGCCACCCAGACCCTGGTGGCGCTGGCCCTGCAGGGCGTGCGCATCGCCATCGACGATTTCGGCGTGGGCTATTCCTCGCTGGGTTTCCTGCGCCAGATGCAGGTCTCGCGCGTGAAGATCGACCGCAGCTTCGTCACCGGCCTGGCCGACCAGACCGAGAACCAGGCACTGGTGTCGGCGGTGTTGCAACTGGCCGGCAGCTTCGGCTTCCAGGTCGTGGCCGAGGGCGTGGAAAGCGCCGAGGACCTGCAGACCCTGCAAGCCATGCACTGCCATGCGATGCAGGGGTATTACTTTGCCCCGCCCATGCCGGCCGCGCAGGCGCGTGCGCGCATCGAGGCGCTGGCGCAGGCCTGAAGAGCACACCGATGTCAGCAGCATGACCGCTGCTGACAATGTTGAAGCAGATCAAGCTTTGCGCGATCTGTGCAAAGCGCCACCCTCCTGGCAATTGAAGCCGCTCCCTGGGGCAGTTATGCTGCAACACGGCATGAACCTGCATGCCAGCCCTTCCCCCCAGAGGAGAACGACATGCTGCAATCCGTGCAGGCCACCCCGGCCGAGCGCTACGATCAACTCATCCGCGACGCCCTCGGCGCGCAAGCCATGCGCGTGGCAGTGGTCCATCCGTGTTCGCCGGAAGCCCTGCAAGGCGCGCTGGAAGCGCGTGACGAAGGCCTGTTCGATCCGGTGCTGGTCGGCCCGGAAACACGCATCCGGCGCATCGCCGAGGCCGCCGATATTTCCTTGCAGGGCTTGCCCATCGTGCCTGCCGAGCACAGCCACGCCGCGGCCGCCCGTGCCGTCGAGATGGCGGTGGCCGGCGAGGTGGGCGCGCTGATGAAGGGCAGCCTGCACAGCGACGAACTGCTGGGCGCGGTGGTGGGCGGGGCTTCGGGATTGCGCACCGAGCGCCGCATCAGCCATGTCTACGCCATGGCCATCCCGGCCTATCCCAAGCCGCTCATCATCACCGACGCCGCCATCAATATCGCGCCCACGCTGGCGCACAAGCGCGACATCTGCCAGAACGCCATCGACCTGCTGCATGTCATGGGCGTGCCGCGTCCCCATGTCGCCGTGCTGGCGGCGGTGGAAACGGTCAATCCGGCCATGCCCTCCACGCTGGATGCGGCGGCCCTCACCGTCATGGCCACGCGCCATCAGATCACAGGAGCATTGGTCGATGGGCCGCTGGCCTTCGACAATGCCATCAGCCTGCAGGCCGCCAGCGTCAAGGGCATCGTCTCGCCAGTGGCCGGCAGCGCCGACATCCTGCTGGTGCCGGACCTGGAAGCCGGCAACATGCTGGCCAAGCAACTGATCTACCTGTCGCAGGC is drawn from Herbaspirillum seropedicae and contains these coding sequences:
- a CDS encoding bifunctional enoyl-CoA hydratase/phosphate acetyltransferase yields the protein MLQSVQATPAERYDQLIRDALGAQAMRVAVVHPCSPEALQGALEARDEGLFDPVLVGPETRIRRIAEAADISLQGLPIVPAEHSHAAAARAVEMAVAGEVGALMKGSLHSDELLGAVVGGASGLRTERRISHVYAMAIPAYPKPLIITDAAINIAPTLAHKRDICQNAIDLLHVMGVPRPHVAVLAAVETVNPAMPSTLDAAALTVMATRHQITGALVDGPLAFDNAISLQAASVKGIVSPVAGSADILLVPDLEAGNMLAKQLIYLSQADAAGLVLGARVPIILTSRADSLRVRLASSALARLVASRQRLQSADRELA
- a CDS encoding putative bifunctional diguanylate cyclase/phosphodiesterase codes for the protein MFHTPTPQTGVQAPAAQLSLQQLIRADQLAALRQTVLLSIPVNMVLGAICTFVAWRAGHLAIALLWLACSGMVNLLRILACRLPVQRVAALVQRIAAPGAGVIDLNLRVHWMLALCSGLVWAGVALLCAGYTAPGTLFYLTCVCGITAGAVTHGFAYARIPIAFITPPLLAIIASLVLVEPDTTRVALAAAVLLYLGALIRGSKVSEGLVSHASALKNEATTASQALEVAHRDLHQFAERMRYQAEHDLLTGLLGRAGFMAAAQAMAARREEVLCMMFLDLDGFKVINDAYGHDAGDQVLVEVARRLQGCLPAGATLARLGGDEFVILYALDAQAELPELLARRLIEVVRQPFARLAHRHIGLSLGITLSDRDDIDEMLVCSDAAMYQAKRRGRNQFCVFNETLNAHLQMKRDVERDLAGALARRELAVWFQPIVQHDGQTLDGFEALLRWQHGKHGAIAAPDLIEIAALAGLSEELLRFILEEVAGMIAFLQSSGRSDLRISMNISPREMERLVVDELVVSMLKAHRLPARMLEIEITEETALDLQAATQTLVALALQGVRIAIDDFGVGYSSLGFLRQMQVSRVKIDRSFVTGLADQTENQALVSAVLQLAGSFGFQVVAEGVESAEDLQTLQAMHCHAMQGYYFAPPMPAAQARARIEALAQA